A genome region from Colwellia sp. Arc7-D includes the following:
- a CDS encoding YSC84-related protein, with translation MFSIKNLSCLIFIFTLVACASMGSGTKAEKQQEILKMKDAVLTQLFTKKPDTRSQINSAPGYAVFSNANINLIFMAAGTGYGVVKNMSSSKYTYMNMVEGGIGLGLGVKDYRIVMIFHTVDAMNNFVNTGWTFGGNADASAKASGKGASAEGEAYYGDVTVYTFTENGLALQATIKGTKFWKDKELN, from the coding sequence ATGTTCTCGATCAAAAACTTATCTTGTTTAATCTTTATTTTCACTTTGGTAGCTTGCGCTTCAATGGGAAGTGGTACTAAAGCAGAGAAACAACAAGAAATTCTAAAAATGAAAGACGCAGTGCTAACACAACTTTTTACTAAAAAGCCTGACACCCGCAGCCAAATCAACTCAGCGCCTGGCTATGCAGTTTTTTCTAATGCTAACATCAATTTGATATTCATGGCTGCTGGAACTGGATATGGCGTAGTTAAGAATATGAGTTCAAGTAAATATACATACATGAATATGGTTGAAGGTGGAATCGGTCTAGGTCTTGGGGTGAAGGATTACCGTATTGTAATGATCTTCCATACTGTAGATGCAATGAACAACTTTGTTAATACAGGTTGGACATTCGGTGGTAACGCAGATGCTTCTGCCAAAGCAAGCGGTAAAGGTGCATCAGCAGAAGGTGAGGCCTACTATGGAGACGTCACTGTATACACTTTTACAGAAAACGGTTTAGCGCTTCAGGCTACTATAAAAGGCACGAAATTTTGGAAGGATAAAGAGCTAAATTAA